One part of the Phaeodactylum tricornutum CCAP 1055/1 chromosome 17, whole genome shotgun sequence genome encodes these proteins:
- a CDS encoding predicted protein — protein MTTPSLVQRSRRPHWTRVAALLVSSHGAWASKLPPLARPSVSHTIDDDAMETYGMEELYAIVDESYSDQKDRSPQSQTILASSRTSQSNYDSVDNEGYKSQEEWWKDPLALFDEDEEENDGYEQGRSAGEELQMISEDKDGVPHENKVGQEHQRVPLEELFPNFEKTDGADPAASSRSEKPSARKSTRQIRSASGKGVVKVPPRRGSTAISTDWIKTLPMLTPTLLPKLQQVLVHLPAAKVMAALALGTGLTQLLNAAPKWAENGKKRLDEAAASKNKNKKKIDSNDNVDDAEQEAVIEPDEMVTEREAAARAKQRRRRQAAAATSAKNSNLALKAGKGNSGGGWMSGWRAKMSKTDSRGQRIPSAHKLLEQVQELQRLLETAAADKTNAEREYEKASWQLQESVSELSAVKSTTRYLQSQLKENEEMLARVVQTERLKAKEELVRMKEAMVLVVEREREAMRDEFMKQAAELQTLWKREQHRHRQQAAKRPPSRRSSAAAPVRS, from the coding sequence atgacgacgcCATCGCTGGTACAACGCAGTCGTCGACCGCATTGGACCCGCGTAGCGGCCCTGTTGGTGAGCAGCCATGGTGCGTGGGCCTCGAAGCTTCCTCCTTTGGCGCGTCCCTCCGTCAGTCATAcgatcgacgacgacgcgatGGAAACGTACGGTATGGAAGAACTGTACGCGATTGTCGACGAGTCGTACAGTGACCAGAAGGACCGGTCGCCGCAATCCCAGACCATTCTGGCGTCGTCGCGCACTAGCCAGAGTAACTACGATAGCGTCGACAACGAGGGGTACAAATCACAAGAGGAATGGTGGAAAGATCCTTTAGCACtctttgacgaagacgaggaagagaaCGACGGGTACGAGCAAGGACGGTCCGCGGGGGAGGAGTTGCAAATGATTTCCGAAGACAAGGATGGTGTCCCACACGAGAACAAGGTGGGACAAGAACATCAAAGAGTTCCTCTCGAAGAGCTTTTTCCGAATTTCGAGAAAACAGACGGCGCCGATCCAGCGGCCTCGAGTCGGAGCGAAAAACCGTCCGCAAGAAAGTCAACGCGCCAGATCCGTTCCGCATCCGGTAAGGGAGTTGTCAAAGTGCCTCCCCGTCGTGGAAGCACTGCCATTTCGACGGATTGGATCAAAACTTTACCCATGTTGACACCAACGCTCCTGCCCAAACTGCAGCAAGTCCTAGTGCACCTTCCGGCTGCCAAAGTAATGGCCGCACTAGCACTGGGTACGGGCTTGACGCAGTTGCTCAACGCGGCTCCCAAATGGGCTGAGAACGGCAAGAAAAGACTCGACGAGGCTGCCGCTTCCAAGAAtaagaacaaaaagaaaattgacAGCAACGATAATGTTGACGATGCGGAACAAGAAGCGGTCATCGAACCAGACGAAATGGTCACTGAACGGGAGGCGGCTGCGCGCGCGAAACaacgacgccgtcgtcaagcggccgccgccacgtCTGCCAAGAATTCAAACCTGGCGCTGAAGGCTGGTAAGGGCAATTCCGGTGGGGGCTGGATGTCGGGCTGGCGGGCCAAAATGAGTAAGACGGATAGCCGTGGCCAGCGTATTCCATCCGCCCACAAGTTACTCGAACAAGTCCAGGAGCTGCAACGTCTTTTGGAGACTGCCGCAGCGGACAAGACTAACGCGGAACGCGAGTACGAAAAAGCCTCCTGGCAACTACAAGAGTCGGTGTCGGAATTGAGTGCGGTCAAGTCCACGACCCGGTACTTGCAAAGCCAACTCAAGGAAAACGAAGAAATGTTAGCTCGCGTTGTCCAGACGGAACGCCTCAAGGCGAAGGAAGAATTGGTGCGGATGAAAGAAGCCATGGTACTGGTGGTGGAACGCGAACGGGAAGCCATGCGGGATGAATTCATGAAACAGGCGGCTGAGTTGCAGACCCTGTGGAAAAGAGAACAGCACCGTCACCGGCAGCAGGCTGCCAAGCGTCCACCGTCACGGCGCAGCAGTGCCGCCGCACCCGTGCGGTCGTAG
- a CDS encoding predicted protein: protein DEGTEDGIDDGTEEGSEDGINDGTEEGIEDNDGAKDGIEDGIVDGTEEGAMDKDGAKDGIEEGVKEGSEDELKEGVKEGIEDGLEEGIKDGFKDGIEEGIKEGVEDGLEEGIKDGFKDGIEEGVEDGLEEGIKVGFKDGIEEGIEDGAADGVKDGAKEGTVDGVEDGITVGTEDGLDEGPKEGSADGDGEG from the coding sequence GATGAAGGGACAGAGGACGGCATTGATGATGGAACGGAAGAAGGATCCGAGGATGGCATCAATGATGGAACCGAAGAAGGAATCGAGGACAATGACGGAGCAAAAGATGGAATCGAGGACGGCATAGTGGATGGAACAGAAGAAGGAGCTATGGACAAAGACGGAGCAAAAGACGGAATCGAGGAGGGCGTCAAGGAAGGGAGTGAAGACGAACTCAAGGAAGGCGTCAAAGAGGGGATTGAAGACGGACTCGAGGAAGGCATCAAAGACGGGTTCAAAGATGGAATTGAGGAAGGCATCAAAGAGGGGGTTGAAGACGGACTCGAGGAAGGCATCAAAGACGGGTTCAAAGATGGAATCGAGGAAGGTGTTGAAGACGGACTCGAGGAAGGCATCAAAGTTGGGTTCAAAGATGGAATCGAGGAAGGCATTGAAGACGGAGCTGCAGATGGCGTCAAAGACGGCGCCAAAGAGGGGACTGTAGACGGAGTTGAGGATGGCATCACAGTGGGGACTGAAGACGGACTCGATGAAGGCCCCAAAGAGGGCTCTGCAGATGGAGATGGAGAAGGC
- a CDS encoding predicted protein, with the protein MGCKSSKAAPSERGSQGAAKRTSMDSRTKRSSRGISPKPSSPSSSPYLGTKSTASYDTTSVQNDKLYKLLVSAQQGKVDGAVLVQKVRKFITVNPAFAAYQNPNTKSTPLHMAVRLLDLTDLSSAAAAIVPNLVTAYTAAVATRDAAGNLPLHYALAPTSHFGGGPRTSLTPRTAVVQALWTVAPKFALAYWNRNDVVYESGDATGGCSPLYRVLQTLPDDFVAHAATTVEYVHVLCHLAAGTEHYNTASKAFVSLGNTSDADKPLALLYRRFTRQFDAAEKFFDGDNSRDEVVQHRRRYKTAAGNTWKIIECLLQPHAPASSSWQIVHRAVQVETPPDLLRYIVETNAEDLTTADETGNLPLHHAAMSKPHSLSGAASSGGFPAFYTKFIVDELLYKFPDAASIPNADGKYPLTLAVQAGKQWIGGGIKSLYEAYPEALTQVKLNEHKVLRQALSMDVGSSNPNSPTVDDREEKLDSIIRDEQHDAIMLVQQETVDVPEVVFSMWAHEEDAGVQMLGCVALHRMVRNVNDPADTLRIALSAVAAIVNAMKAHPNEVIVQEKACQVLQSLAVVDGHREVSFVASGAVASIVGAMQAHVSDPGVQEEACTALAAVIRVGGAERATIVASVSGLTAMLNALAAHPDVVGVQVAALNALVMLTSFPRANLPDVPRSQTEALLLAARDKFPLECHAHVETLRSRLS; encoded by the coding sequence ATGGGATGCAAGTCTTCGAAAGCCGCACCGTCAGAACGGGGCTCGCAAGGCGCTGCTAAACGCACTAGTATGGACTCCAGAACCAAACGGAGCAGTCGAGGCATCTCCCCAAAgccatcgtcgccgtcgtcgtcaccgtaCTTGGGAACCAAGTCGACGGCGTCCTACGACACCACTTCGGTCCAGAACGACAAACTCTACAAGCTCCTCGTCTCGGCACAGCAAGGCAAAGTCGACGGCGCCGTCCTCGTCCAGAAAGTGCGCAAGTTCATTACCGTAAATCCTGCATTCGCCGCGTACCAAAACCCCAACACCAAATCCACGCCACTGCACATGGCTGTACGTTTACTGGATCTAACGGATCTCTCGTCTGCCGCCGCTGCGATTGTTCCTAACCTCGTCACGGCGTATACGGCGGCCGTCGCGACACGGGACGCGGCTGGCAATCTACCACTCCACTACGCCCTCGCTCCGACCTCGCACTTTGGTGGCGGACCCCGGACCAGTTTGACCCCACGGACCGCCGTCGTGCAGGCGCTCTGGACCGTCGCACCGAAATTCGCCCTCGCGTACTGGAATCGGAACGACGTGGTGTACGAATCGGGGGACGCCACCGGTGGATGCTCCCCGCTATACAGAGTTCTGCAAACTCTACCGGACGACTTTGTGGCGCATGCCGCCACCACGGTCGAATACGTACACGTTCTCTGTCATTTGGCGGCTGGAACGGAACATTACAATACCGCGAGCAAGGCCTTTGTCAGTCTCGGCAACACCAGTGACGCCGACAAGCCTCTCGCCCTGCTCTACCGACGATTCACGCGACAGTTCGATGCCGCCGAAAAATTCTTCGACGGAGACAACTCGCGTGACGAAGTAGTGCAACACCGACGACGGTACAAGACGGCGGCAGGGAATACCTGGAAGATTATTGAATGTCTTTTGCAGCCCCACGCGcccgcttcttcgtcctgGCAAATTGTCCACCGCGCCGTACAGGTGGAAACCCCACCCGACCTCCTGAGATATATTGTGGAAACCAACGCTGAAGATTTGACCACGGCCGACGAAACGGGAAATCTGCCCCTGCATCACGCCGCCATGTCCAAGCCTCACTCGTTGTCGGGTGCGGCTTCGTCTGGCGGATTTCCCGCCTTTTACACGAAATTCATTGTGGATGAACTCTTGTACAAGTTCCCCGACGCGGCCAGTATACCCAACGCGGACGGTAAATACCCTCTCACACTGGCTGTTCAAGCGGGTAAACAGTGGATTGGTGGTGGCATCAAGAGCCTTTACGAAGCCTATCCGGAAGCCCTCACACAGGTTAAACTCAATGAACATAAAGTGTTACGCCAGGCGCTTTCGATGGATGTCGGAAGCAGCAACCCCAATTCACCAACAGTCGACGACAGGGAAGAAAAACTCGACTCAATCATCCGAGACGAGCAGCACGACGCCATTATGCTCGTTCAGCAAGAAACAGTGGACGTCCCGGAGGTAGTCTTTTCTATGTGGGCTCATGAAGAAGATGCCGGCGTGCAAATGCTCGGTTGCGTGGCACTCCACCGCATGGTCCGGAATGTGAACGACCCCGCCGATACCTTACGAATAGCCCTCTCCGCCGTAGCAGCGATTGTCAACGCCATGAAGGCGCACCCTAATGAAGTCATTGTGCAGGAAAAAGCCTGCCAAGTATTGCAAAGTctcgccgtcgtcgacggtcaCCGGGAAGTATCCTTTGTCGCATCCGGTGCCGTTGCGTCTATTGTTGGCGCCATGCAGGCCCATGTCAGCGACCCCGGCGTCCAGGAAGAAGCCTGCACCGCGCTCGCCGCCGTGATTCGTGTCGGTGGCGCCGAGCGCGCCACCATTGTGGCCAGCGTTAGCGGCTTGACCGCCATGCTCAACGCCCTCGCAGCCCATCCCGACGTGGTCGGCGTCCAGGTCGCGGCACTTAACGCCCTCGTCATGCTCACATCCTTTCCCCGCGCCAACCTACCCGATGTACCGCGATCCCAAACGGAAGCTCTCTTGTTAGCGGCCCGCGACAAATTCCCGCTCGAATGCCACGCACACGTCGAAACGCTCCGGTCACGACTGTCTTGA
- the PTD12 gene encoding precursor of desaturase omega-6 desaturase (membrane bound, di-iron oxidoreductase, containing three 'histidine box' motifs. Similar to omega-6 desaturases. Probably involved in the biosynthesis of eicosapentaenoic and docasahexaenoic acids.), with amino-acid sequence MVRFSTAALFSLSTLTPSCIGAFQLSSPAQLPTSRLRRHTNTAPLSAVAVDSGSSDPALVGNLPLPNNNDNEDKNRRMPMMDLKGIALSGLKGQALSVRAEDFPQAKDLRAVIPKDCFEPDTAKSLGYLSVSTMGTILCSVVGANLLSVLDPSNPLTWPLWAAYGAVTGTVAMGLWVLAHECGHGAFSKNRSLQDAVGYIIHSIMLVPYFSWQRSHAVHHQYTNHMELGETHVPDRADKEGEKSLALRQFMLDSFGKDKGMKAYGGLQSFLHLIVGWPAYLLIGATGGPDRGMTNHFYPNPLSTPTQPKKELFPGNWKEKVYQSDIGIAAVVGALIAWTVTSGLAPVMALYGGPLIVINAWLVLYTWLQHTDTDVPHFSSDNHNFVKGALHTIDRPYDKLDPWGIIDFLHHKIGTTHVAHHFDSTIPHYKAQIATDAIKAKFPEVYLYDPTPIPQAMWRVAKGCTAVEQRGDAWVWKNEGIEDLVEHRQSKLSSE; translated from the coding sequence ATGGTTCGCTTTTCAACAGCCGCTCTATTTTCTCTGTCGACATTGACACCTTCATGTATTGGTGCCTTCCAGCTGTCTTCGCCAGCACAACTTCCGACAAGTAGGCTTCGTCGGCATACGAACACGGCGCCGCTTTCGGCCGTGGCCGTCGACTCCGGTTCTTCCGATCCGGCCTTGGTAGGCAACCTCCCCCTTCCCAACAACAATGATAATGAGGACAAGAACCGTAGAATGCCAATGATGGACTTGAAAGGTATTGCTCTGTCTGGTCTCAAAGGGCAAGCTCTTTCCGTCCGAGCGGAAGATTTTCCTCAGGCGAAAGACTTGCGTGCCGTCATTCCGAAAGATTGCTTCGAACCCGACACGGCCAAATCGTTGGGATATCTTTCCGTTTCAACTATGGGGACAATTCTCTGCTCCGTCGTCGGCGCGAACCTCCTTAGTGTGCTCGATCCCTCCAATCCATTAACCTGGCCTCTCTGGGCGGCCTACGGTGCCGTCACGGGGACGGTCGCCATGGGGCTTTGGGTGCTGGCCCACGAATGCGGACACGgcgccttttccaaaaaccgATCCCTCCAGGATGCCGTGGGGTACATTATCCATTCCATCATGCTGGTGCCATACTTTAGTTGGCAGCGATCGCATGCCGTGCATCACCAGTATACCAATCATATGGAACTGGGGGAAACACACGTTCCGGATCGAGCCGATAAGGAGGGCGAGAAGAGCCTGGCGCTCCGCCAGTTCATGTTGGATTCCTTTGGTAAAGACAAGGGCATGAAAGCATACGGAGGCCTCCAGTCGTTTTTGCATCTCATCGTGGGATGGCCAGCCTACCTCCTGATCGGTGCGACCGGTGGACCCGACCGTGGTATGACCAACCATTTTTATCCCAACCCTTTGTCGACGCCAACACAGCCCAAGAAAGAACTTTTCCCTGGGAACTGGAAAGAAAAGGTCTACCAGTCAGATATTGGAATCGCCGCCGTTGTCGGCGCCCTCATTGCTTGGACCGTCACTTCGGGTCTAGCCCCCGTCATGGCCTTGTACGGTGGTCCCTTGATCGTCATTAATGCCTGGCTGGTACTGTACACGTGGTTGCAACATACAGATACCGATGTTCCGCACTTTTCCTCCGACAACCACAACTTTGTCAAGGGCGCACTGCATACGATCGATCGTCCCTACGACAAACTTGATCCCTGGGGAATCATAGACTTTCTGCACCACAAGATTGGAACAACGCATGTGGCACACCATTTTGACAGTACTATCCCCCACTACAAGGCTCAGATTGCTACCGATGCCATCAAAGCCAAGTTTCCAGAAGTCTACCTCTATGACCCGACACCAATTCCACAAGCCATGTGGCGCGTCGCCAAGGGATGTACTGCAGTAGAGCAACGCGGTGACGCCTGGGTGTGGAAAAACGAAGGAATAGAAGATTTGGTGGAACATCGTCAAAGCAAATTATCGAGCGAATAA
- a CDS encoding spondin like protein (extracellular matrix protein), with protein sequence MALRTLIPIVFAGLFFCIVSADIVVINDLIEPEEIFDFKTLADSDHFWTASKMNRTKYYCVFRNLWDEAHHPKIHALAAKPTNVVWNRETRGDTFEREIEAAGELVYSFGKGKGFFIDQDDNEENYAFLDGITVDSDFPFISGMAGINPSPDWFTGFYLLDSIDEFDRTFWNRIKIHTYPWDAGTDAGETYTSPDSDLDPPLDVERIFPQNAPDGIFVSPDGSTVHPVGEWECILHVCPDENDCERENWPPSNGCDVLKYPGCDEMCDPEVTSPCQQCQPRTSDNGSVFYPNCCESGYRPTSGDCDGNGSSASRTVFPLLSLIGGLFAASMS encoded by the exons ATGGCGTTGCGTACCTTGATCCCAATCGTATTCGCGGGTCTCTTCTTCTGTATAGTATCAGCTGATATTGTTGTAATTAATGATCTGATCGAGCCCGAAGAAATTTTCGACTTTAAAACTCTGGCGGACAGCGACCATTTTTGGACGGCTTCCAAAATGAACCGAACCAAATACTACTGCGTCTTTCGCAACTTGTGGGACGAGGCTCATCACCCCAAAA TACATGCCTTGGCTGCGAAACCGACAAACGTCGTATGGAATCGAGAAACTCGCGGAG ATACGTTTGAAAGGGAGATTGAAGCAGCCGGTGAACTCGTTTATAGCTTCGGTAAAGGCAAAGGCTTTTTTATTGAtcaagacgacaacgaagagAATTACGCTTTTCTCGATGGAATTACTGTAGACTCTGACTTTCCATTCATCAGTGGAATGGCCGGAATCAACCCTAGTCCAGATTGGTTCACTGGATTCTACCTCTTGGATTCGATTGATGAATTCGACCGAACCTTCTGGAATCGTATCAAAATCCACACGTACCCTTGGGACGCCGGAACTGATGCAGGTGAAACGTACACATCCCCCGATAGCGATCTGGACCCGCCACTAGACGTGGAGCGCATCTTTCCCCAAAATGCTCCCGATGGTATCTTTGTGTCCCCAGATGGCTCGACAGTTCATCCAGTGGGAGAGTGGGAATGTATTCTGCACGTTTGCCCAGACGAGAATGACTGCGAAAGAGAAAACTGGCCACCGTCTAATGGTTGCGACGTATTAAAGTACCCAGGATGTGACGAAATGTGTGATCCCGAAGTGACATCCCCGTGCCAGCAATGCCAGCCTAGGACTTCCGACAACGGGTCAGTGTTTTATCCAAATTGTTGCGAATCAGGATACAGGCCAACTAGCGGTGACTGCGACGGAAATGGGAGCTCAGCATCCCGAACTGTATTCCCACTGTTGTCCTTAATCGGTGGTCTTTTTGCGGCCAGCATGTCCTGA
- a CDS encoding predicted protein yields MSLWLSKATVVARQLSLLSLREQLPNRSLAVVASGNQVVRSFAAKGGKKKISGAKKNSQNELRNSNSSKEFPREGEAATLQHQTWVNFQKSISVEGFETGQTVVVKSTKKTRGGQAARRRSKMSSFEAKLQERKRFTDVGGGRLPPMRYSEEETERLLTEAYANLPERAGKRGTRNLKRQANRWHLVRKIRKKYKHNLANFQIRKMEKRSDTIKQVKKVLADSPAIQQRDRD; encoded by the exons ATGAGTCTTTGGCTTTCTAAAGCGACGGTGGTCGCCCGTCAATTAAGTCTTTTATCCCTGCGGGAACAGCTTCCAAACCGAAGCCTTGCAGTTGTGGCGTCAGGCAATCAGGTCGTTCGATCGTTCGCGGCCAAGGgcgggaaaaagaaaatttcCGGTGCGAAGAAAAATAGCCAGAATGAACTGCGCAATAGCAACTCATCCAAAGAGTTCCCCAGGGAAGGCGAAGCTGCTACCTTACAGCATCAAACTTGGGTGAATTTTCAAAAGTCTATTTCGGTCGAAGGCTTTGAAACGGGGCAGACAGTGGTCGTCAAATCGACCAAGAAAACCCGCGGTGGCCAAGCAGCTCGCCGTCGTTCGAAGATGTCGAGCTTTGAAGCCAAGTTGCAGGAGCGGAAGCGTTTCACGGATGTCGGGGGTGGTCGTCTTCCACCAATGCGGTACTCTGAAGAGGAAACGGAGCGGCTTTTGACAGAGGCTTACGCGAACCTTCCGGAACGAGCAGGGAAACGGGGTACACGGAACCTCAAGCGCCAAGCCAACCGGTGGCATTTAGTCCGAAAGATTCGCAAAAAGTACAAACACAACCTCGCCAATTTCCAAATACGCAAGATGGAGAAGCGATCGGACACGATCAAACAAGTCAAGAAAGTTTTAGCGGACTCTCCCGCTATCCAGCAGCGCGATCGAGA CTAA
- a CDS encoding predicted protein — MTIPTPPKKLHNNMRQPTLSTDRKPSARSMDSPSVASASRPPSLLAGLQVSLFPSDRTTENISVPPRPRRLWSVSDTAIRPIPPFYPPMNRHTTIYVSDAPPSVVAVRIAECLRIRSVSVEYDDESLTATALTIDRVHFSIHLWQGRSSAAINDSTRAGAQGVALPDFSHGVVVECIRLRGDVISYHRVVQAVLQASLSLDTGKDRRLAHQCSPLEYPRLNNISSRLLTVSGNSKTSREISTTAIQALEHALQLLRKDRLDAQQLGMERLVALTDVESSGSDVAMYTSLAVVGAPLTNGIVVDDNNLTEIYREWIYSLLVKRTLPGDRGEDDEPVNRSCVFTLLGDKGGQTGDTDSEKMQEDIMAQINLTRGSGGDEHHGGIMRALALRAFTNALNILATKQPKILESVLTTQAAQLVSRNFLEALMEDVQGASRPPAVVVGTRLSSQHETALAVRCLRILGEFSDSAKRRILSDETLAPN; from the exons ATGACAATACCCACACCGCCAAAGAAGTTGCACAATAATATGCGTCAGCCAACTCTGAGTACTGACCGAAAGCCGTCTGCTCGATCCATGGATTCCCCGTCTGTTGCGTCCGCTAGTCGGCCTCCATCTCTTTTAGCAGGATTGCAGGTGTCGTTGTTTCCCTCGGACCGTACGACTGAAAACATTTCCGTCCCTCCGCGTCCACGTCGACTATGGAGTGTCAGCGACACAGCCATACGTCCGATTCCTCCTTTTTACCCTCCAATGAATCGGCATACGACGATCTACGTTTCGGACGCGCCGCCGTCCGTGGTTGCAGTTCGAATCGCCGAGTGTTTGCGCATCCGGAGTGTCTCAGTCGAGTATGACGACGAATCGTTGACAGCAACGGCCCTCACGATCGATCGCGTCCATTTTTCGATTCACCTTTGGCAGGGTCGATCGTCAGCAGCTATCAATGATAGCACTCGCGCAGGTGCGCAAGGAGTAGCCTTGCCGGACTTTTCACATGGTGTTGTCGTGGAGTGCATTCGTTTGCGGGGAGATGTCATATCTTATCACCGGGTGGTACAGGCAGTTTTGCAAGCCTCGCTCAGTCTCGACACCGGCAAGGATCGTCGGCTAGCGCATCAGTGCTCGCCATTAGAGTACCCGCGCCTCAACAATATATCGTCTCGTTTGTTGACGGTGTCTGGAAATTCCAAGACTTCGCGAGAAATCTCAACAACAGCCATTCAAGCTTTGGAACACGCTTTGCAGTTGCTGCGTAAGGATCGTCTGGACGCCCAACAGTTAGGAATGGAACGGCTTGTCGCTTTGACGGACGTTGAGTCATCCGGTTCCGATGTTGCCATGTATACGTCTCTCGCGGTTGTGGGTGCACCACTTACCAACGGAATTGTAGTCGACGACAATAATTTGACGGAAATTTACCGCGAAtggatttacagtttgtTGGTTAAGCGCACTTTGCCGGGAGATAGAGGCGAGGACGATGAGCCAGTAAACCGTTCTTGTGTGTTTACTCTACTGGGCGACAAAGGGGGACAAACGGGGGACACCGATTCCGAAAAAATGCAGGAGGATATTATGGCCCAAATCAATTTGACCCGAGGGAGTGGTGGTGACGAGCACCACGGGGGTATCATGCGTGCTTTGGCCCTTCGCGCCTTCACTAACGCACTCAATATTCTCGCAACGAAACAGCcaaaaattttggaatcaGTCTTAACGACACAGGCGGCGCAACTGGTTAGCCGTAATTTTTTGGAAGCGCTCATGGAAGACGTTCAGGGCGCTTCACGGCCTCCAGCCGTAGTAGTTGGCACTAGACTATCGTCCCAGCACGAGACTGCCTTGGCGGTCCGGTGTTTGCGCATTTTGGGAGAGTTCAGCGATTCTGCCAAAAGGCGAATTTTATCCGACGAGACTCTGGCCCC GAATTAA
- a CDS encoding predicted protein, with translation MGGDGGVIASNRRYMRGAGAADHTGDSARQTKLDPAVEKEEIQRSMKFCALSGQPLEFGKQTIVVCPYGRLYHKEAAVEALLRRKQTDQDELGGHIRGLKDLHEVHFSLLNSMPICPITGNDLNGNIPAYVVIPGKPDEVNALSKKGMEQVDKQTIVADYGPIERKIRLAPPAAILDILKNEIIQKNAEEKISRELKRGLKKRKRIEGEVLACANK, from the coding sequence ATGGGTGGTGACGGAGGTGTAATTGCATCGAATCGTCGATACATGCGGGGAGCTGGTGCTGCTGATCACACGGGGGACTCAGCTCGACAGACAAAGTTGGATCCAGcagttgaaaaagaagagattCAACGATCTATGAAATTTTGTGCACTTTCCGGTCAGCCTTTGGAATTCGGAAAACAAACGATTGTGGTATGCCCCTATGGTCGGCTGTACCATAAGGAGGCTGCTGTTGAAGCACTTTTGCGAAGGAAACAGACCGACCAGGACGAACTCGGCGGACACATTAGAGGGCTCAAAGATCTCCATGAAGTGCACTTCTCGCTGTTGAATTCGATGCCAATCTGCCCAATCACTGGTAATGACTTAAATGGAAACATTCCTGCGTATGTTGTTATTCCCGGGAAGCCGGATGAGGTTAACGCACTTAGTAAAAAGGGGATGGAGCAAGTCGACAAGCAGACTATTGTTGCGGACTATGGACCGATCGAAAGGAAAATTCGCTTAGCGCCTCCTGCAGCAATTTTAGACATTCTGAAAAACGAAATAATACAGAAAAATGCTGAGGAAAAGATCTCCAGAGAATTAAAGAGAGGACTAAAGAAGCGAAAGCGTATCGAAGGTGAAGTGCTTGCCTGTGCAAACAAGTAA